In one Desulfoferula mesophila genomic region, the following are encoded:
- a CDS encoding glutamine synthetase family protein produces MAKMTKEGVLKAIKDNNVKFIRLWFTDILGFLKSFAVTPGEIELALSEGMGFDGSSIQGFARIDESDMVAMPDPETFAILPWRSKEDGAVARMFTDVLNPDLTPYVGDPRYILKRQLKRAADMGLTMNVGPELEFFYFKDSNGTEVLDRGGYFDLTPLDVASDLRRDTILSLEKLGITVEYSHHEVAPSQHEIDLRYTDALTMADNAMTYRLTVKEIAMKHGVYATFMPKPIFGENGSGMHVHQSLFKGKKNLFFDKKDEFGLSPEGKSYIAGLLKHAPEFCSIIAQWVNSYKRLVPGYEAPVYVAWARRNRSALVRVPMYKPGKEAATRCELRCPDPSCNPYLAFAVMLAAGLKGIEEKYELAAPVEEDIFEMTPKELKKHKINSLPGTLGDAIQLTAKSQLVKETLGDHMFGKFIENKTAEWDAFRTHVTDFELNRYLSIL; encoded by the coding sequence ATGGCAAAAATGACCAAGGAAGGCGTCCTGAAGGCGATCAAGGACAACAACGTCAAGTTCATTCGCCTGTGGTTCACCGACATCCTGGGCTTTCTGAAAAGCTTCGCGGTCACCCCTGGTGAAATAGAGCTGGCCCTGTCGGAAGGTATGGGCTTCGACGGCTCTTCCATTCAGGGCTTCGCCCGCATCGACGAGTCGGACATGGTGGCCATGCCCGACCCCGAGACCTTCGCCATTCTGCCCTGGCGCAGCAAAGAGGACGGCGCGGTGGCCCGCATGTTCACCGACGTGCTCAACCCCGACCTGACCCCCTACGTGGGCGACCCCCGCTACATCCTCAAGCGTCAGCTCAAAAGGGCCGCCGACATGGGCCTGACCATGAACGTGGGACCGGAGCTGGAGTTCTTCTACTTCAAGGACAGCAACGGCACCGAGGTTCTGGACCGTGGCGGCTACTTCGACCTGACCCCCCTGGACGTGGCCAGCGACCTTCGGCGCGACACCATTCTGTCTCTGGAAAAACTGGGTATCACCGTGGAGTACAGCCACCACGAGGTGGCCCCCAGCCAGCATGAGATCGACCTGCGCTACACCGACGCCCTGACCATGGCCGACAACGCCATGACCTACCGCCTGACCGTCAAAGAGATCGCCATGAAGCACGGCGTGTACGCCACCTTCATGCCCAAGCCCATCTTCGGCGAGAACGGCAGCGGCATGCACGTGCACCAGTCGCTGTTCAAGGGCAAAAAGAACCTGTTCTTCGACAAGAAGGACGAGTTCGGCCTGAGCCCCGAGGGCAAGAGCTACATCGCCGGCCTGCTCAAGCACGCCCCCGAGTTCTGCTCCATCATCGCCCAGTGGGTCAACAGCTACAAGCGCCTGGTGCCCGGCTATGAGGCCCCGGTGTACGTGGCCTGGGCCCGCCGCAACCGCTCCGCCCTGGTGCGCGTGCCCATGTACAAGCCCGGCAAGGAAGCCGCCACCCGCTGCGAGCTGCGCTGCCCCGACCCCTCCTGCAACCCCTACCTGGCCTTCGCGGTGATGCTGGCTGCCGGCCTCAAGGGCATCGAAGAGAAGTACGAGCTGGCCGCTCCGGTGGAAGAGGACATCTTCGAGATGACCCCCAAGGAGCTCAAGAAGCACAAGATCAACTCCCTGCCCGGCACCCTGGGCGACGCCATCCAGCTGACCGCCAAGAGCCAGCTGGTCAAGGAGACCCTGGGCGACCACATGTTCGGCAAGTTCATCGAAAACAAGACCGCCGAGTGGGACGCCTTCCGCACCCACGTGACCGACTTCGAGCTGAACCGCTACCTGTCCATCCTGTAG
- a CDS encoding P-II family nitrogen regulator — translation MKMIVAYIKPERLNDVKQALYEAEIFNMSVTNVVGSGRQRGFSETYRGVAQEVNLLKKVRVEIGLNDDFVETAKQAIVKGARTGEIGDGVIFVLPMEEAMRIRTGEDGPPAMG, via the coding sequence ATGAAAATGATAGTGGCATATATCAAGCCCGAAAGACTAAACGACGTAAAGCAGGCCCTGTACGAGGCCGAGATCTTCAACATGTCGGTCACCAACGTCGTGGGATCCGGCCGCCAGCGGGGATTTTCCGAAACCTACCGCGGGGTGGCGCAGGAAGTGAACCTGCTCAAGAAGGTCCGCGTGGAGATCGGACTCAACGACGACTTCGTGGAGACCGCCAAGCAGGCCATCGTCAAGGGCGCCCGCACCGGCGAGATCGGCGACGGGGTAATCTTCGTGTTGCCCATGGAAGAGGCCATGCGCATCCGCACCGGCGAGGACGGCCCCCCGGCCATGGGCTAG
- a CDS encoding ammonium transporter produces the protein MIKRVTASLTTLVGLGMLCALPAWAEEAAKEAPKISDIDTMWVLLAAYLVFFMQPGFAMVEAGLTRAKNAANILAKNFMDFALASILYFIVGYAFMFGEGNSFIGMTGFGLSGLSNGTLPIWASWMFQAVFCGTAATIVSGVMAERTKFPSYLVATVFVTGIIYPIIGHWTWGGGWLSSMGFFDFAGSTIVHSTGGWIGLVGALILGPRIGRYGPDGKSRVLAGHNIPLAALGVFILWFGWFGFNPGSQLAASGTDNAIAIALITVNTNLAAAAGAIGAMALTWVTFGKPDLTMMMNGALAGLVAITAPCAVVSPWASMVIGLIGGGIVVLGVSLLDKLHIDDPVGAVPVHAFNGMWGTIAVGIWGQKALGLGNDGLLHGGGFTQLGIQIMGTVVCAAFAMACMFVVFLAVKAVMGLRVSKEEEIRGLDIEEHGMEAYSDFQIFTTK, from the coding sequence ATGATTAAGCGCGTGACGGCCTCTCTAACCACCCTAGTGGGCTTGGGAATGCTATGCGCCTTGCCCGCCTGGGCGGAAGAGGCGGCCAAGGAAGCCCCTAAAATCAGCGACATTGATACGATGTGGGTGCTCTTGGCTGCCTATTTGGTGTTCTTCATGCAGCCGGGCTTCGCCATGGTGGAGGCGGGCCTGACTCGCGCCAAGAACGCCGCCAACATCCTGGCCAAAAACTTCATGGACTTCGCCCTGGCCAGCATTCTCTACTTTATCGTAGGATATGCCTTCATGTTCGGCGAGGGCAACTCCTTTATCGGGATGACCGGATTCGGGCTTTCGGGCCTGAGCAACGGCACCCTGCCGATATGGGCCTCCTGGATGTTCCAGGCGGTCTTCTGCGGTACCGCGGCCACCATCGTTTCCGGTGTCATGGCCGAGCGGACCAAGTTCCCCAGCTACCTGGTGGCCACGGTGTTCGTCACGGGCATCATCTACCCCATCATCGGTCACTGGACCTGGGGCGGCGGCTGGCTGTCCTCCATGGGCTTTTTCGACTTCGCCGGCTCCACCATCGTGCACAGCACCGGTGGCTGGATCGGCCTGGTCGGCGCCCTCATCCTGGGCCCCCGCATCGGCCGCTACGGCCCCGACGGCAAGAGCCGGGTGCTGGCCGGCCACAACATCCCCTTGGCCGCCCTGGGCGTGTTCATCCTGTGGTTCGGTTGGTTCGGGTTCAACCCCGGCAGCCAGCTGGCCGCCTCGGGTACCGACAACGCCATCGCCATCGCCCTGATCACGGTCAACACCAACCTGGCCGCCGCGGCCGGTGCCATCGGCGCCATGGCCCTGACCTGGGTCACCTTCGGCAAGCCCGACCTTACCATGATGATGAACGGCGCCCTGGCCGGTCTGGTGGCCATCACCGCCCCCTGCGCCGTGGTCAGCCCCTGGGCCTCCATGGTCATCGGCCTCATCGGTGGAGGCATCGTGGTCCTGGGCGTCAGCCTGCTGGACAAGCTGCACATCGACGACCCGGTCGGCGCGGTTCCCGTGCACGCCTTCAACGGCATGTGGGGCACCATCGCCGTGGGTATCTGGGGCCAGAAGGCCCTGGGCCTGGGCAACGACGGCCTGCTGCACGGCGGCGGCTTCACCCAGCTGGGCATCCAGATCATGGGCACCGTGGTGTGCGCGGCCTTTGCCATGGCCTGCATGTTCGTGGTATTCCTGGCGGTGAAGGCAGTCATGGGCTTGCGGGTGAGCAAGGAAGAGGAAATCCGCGGCCTGGATATCGAAGAACACGGTATGGAAGCCTACTCTGACTTCCAGATCTTCACCACCAAGTAG